The genomic stretch CCCCCTCCTCCCACAGGGGAGCTGGGGTCCCCAAAGTCCATGGGCATCTCCTTACCAAGGCCCCATGCCCACTCCCAGTACTGCTGTGGGTGACAGCTTCAGCCACAGTGCCCCAAAGTCTGTGTGGGATTCTGCTCCTGGAAGGGGGATGTGATTCATGGGATATTTTAAACAGACACTGTGTGGtctgtttaaaaataagaaccaCAAGAGGGCAAAGGTGTGGAGCTGGGAGCAGGGAGCCAGCCAGGAGCCTGGGACTTATGGCCTGGAGCCAGTGAGCCAGGAGCCAGGAGCCTAACGCCTGGGGCCATGAGTCTGAGCCTGGAGCCATGATCCGTGGGCCTGGAGCCTAGAACCTCTAGGCTGGAGGCTGGAACCATTAGCATGGAGCCTGAATCCAGGAGTCATCAGCCTGGAGCCTGGAGCCTGATGGAGCCTGGAGCCTGGGGTGATGAGCCTGGAGCTGGCCTTCTGAGTGCAACTGGGACTGCTGAACTTCTGAGGAGCTTTGACTGACCTCCAGACCTGGGGCTTCTTCCACCTGCCTGCTTCAGGGAGCATGTGGGCATATGCAGCAAACCACACAACACCAACACCCACACACATGTTCATACCAACATCTGTGCACCCAAccagcacatgcacacacattaacCTCCACATATCCTCCCACATAACCAACATCCATAGGTACACACACCAACACCCACCTCTACATACATCAATATCCGCACATGCATGTTCACACAAGCATCCATACACACATCTACTTACTAACATCCATACTTGAACACAGCAGTACCTATCCACATGGTCACGTTAACTAAATCCACAAGCATGCTCACGTAcaacatccacacacacacacacacaccatctgcATGTGTACATGCATCCTGACGTACATGCACACTGATAGCCCCACTTGCTCCCACGTGCCCTCATATCCACTTATacccaaacacacccacacacttgCACCCACCCTCACGATTCACCCATGTCACATGCACTCCacccatgtgtacacacacaagcAGTCTCTCACACACAGATACCTATGTGCACATGCACTCACACTTGTCTTGTTCTCActgccccctgcccctctcctgcAGGCCTGAGCTGAGTAGACTTCTGCTGAGGGCAAGGTTCTATGCTGGGCCTCATGCATGGCCTCTCCTCCCCATATCCCTGAGGTCTAGAGCCCTACATGAAGAGACATGGGCTCTGAAGTCACCAGGAAGGCCACTCAGAAGGCAATACAGAGTCACCCAGGTCAACTGGCATCCCTAGGCCAAGCTGGGACtgagcccaagctggcctgacgCCTCTGCCTGGACTTCACCCCTTCAGGGGTCTTTGGCACATGCCCCTTTGGCCTTGGTCATGTGCTTGTTTCTGGGGAGCCCGCCCCCCAGCCTGCGGGGTCACCACCTGCTCTCGCCAGCTCCCTCCTCCCTGTACTTGCTGGTTAATGAGAAACCCAGCTTGGGGAGGCATATAGGTCTTGAGGCCACTGGAAAGCCACTCAGAGTCCCTCTCCTGCTCCTCCAGAGGACATCTGGAACAAGGTGCTGGCCATGTCTCAGCTGGTGGAGTGTGTCCCCAacttctcagaggggaacaacCAGGAGGTGAGACCCCTGTGAGACTAGAGAAGCATGCATGGGGGGCTCAGGCGAAGGAGAAGGGAGTGTTTGGTGTGGGAGGAGGCAGAGCCACAGTCCACCTGGCTCCCTCTAAGGCTCCCACCAGCCCCAATGGCGTGGGCTCTGCAGTGACTGACATAGGGGTGAGAGGGACATCAGGGCTGGTGGTGGGCCTGGGGTCTTTGGGGGTGCTCCTGATGAGGTCCTTGGCAAATCACTTGGCCTCAATGAAAATGGGGTTCTGTAAGGACCCAGAGGACTGCTTGAGGTCACAGGGGAGGTCATCTCCATCAGTGACTCATGCCCTACCCCCGCAGCTCCTTATAAGGTACAATTATCAGAGAGGTCAGGCAGTCTTGGAGGACCACAGAGCAGGATTTGGGCCCTGAGCCTCTGCTCAAGGCCTCTTGTGCCCTTCCCACCTCTCGTCACCCCCTTGCTGCAGCCACTCCCCTGAGAGGTCACTACTGCCCTGGCCACCCCCTGTAGGAGTTAGGCTATGGGAGTGGGCCCCAGGCTCACTTCCCCTGGGGAAGtgcctatttttcattctttgctgGACCCATTCTTGGGCCTGGAGTGCCCATGGCCCCTGCAATAGGGTCTTCCGGTTGTCCTATGCATGTCTTTGGTAGGAGCTCTGCTCTTTGGGGGAACCCTGAACTCCAGCACTGCCTCCTTTAGGCCCAtctctgtgtgtgagtggagGGACAGCTGCTCCTAAGCTCCTTCCCAGTGGGGCCTGAGGTGGTGCAGCTCTGGGCCTTTGTCTCCAGGTGGTCGATGCCATTTCCCGAGCCATTGCTCAGACCCCAGGTTGTGTGCTGCTGGACGTGGATGCAGGACCCTCCACCAACCGCACCGTCTACACCTTTGTGGGGCAGCCAGAGTGTGTGGTTGAGGGGGCCCTCAGTGCCGCGCGGACGGCCTCACGGCTCATCGACATGAGCAGGCATAGGGGTGAGGCCAGCTTGGGGAGCTGGAGGTGGGTGGTGCCTCCCACGTCTCAGAGTGTCCTGGCTGAGTATGTCTCTTGTCCCCAGGTGTCCTGGGAGCAAGGTGGGTCCTGGCCACAGGTTGGGATGTAGGTCCCAAAGGGCTGGTCGGCAGGCTTCTCCCTTGGAGACTACTGTGGTTGGGGTGGGGTTAGGCTATCCTGGATGTGGCCACATGGTGTACCTGTTGTGGCCCCTGTGGCTACTTGTTCCCAGATCCAGGTCGGGAAGGTCAAGGGAGTCTTCTAGAATGCAGCCCATGGAAACTGGCTGCCCAAGAGGGTGTGGGCACCTACCTTCTTGGATTTAGTGTTCTTGAGATGACTTGCAGTAGCTTACTCACCCCAAATCCTTGACAAGACTGAGCAGGCCCTGGGGGAAGGTAGGGGATGACACTGTGTCCGGAAACCGACCTGTCAACTGCCCCAAAACCAACGCAATGGCGGGGATAGGTACAGTCAAAGGTCAGTGGACACACGGAGCTGATCGAAAGGCCAGGGCCTCCATCAGGCCTCAGAAGGGGGTTCACAGTGTCACAGTGGAGAGCAGATAAGACGATGATCAGGCTGCAGGCAGGGGGACAGGAAGGAGTGAAGGCTGCTGACCCAGCTCCCTCCACCACAGAGCGGTGCTCTGAACATGGTGGGATTCTCTGCTGCCAGGGGAGGGAGGGCTGGCCTAGCTGGAGACTATTGGACACTTTTAGCCTGGCCAGGGCTCACTGAAAGCCAAGCATTGGATCCTTGGAAGGTTGTGTTGTGACTTTTAGGAAGGCAGAAGTTTATGCCAAAGGTGCCAACCTGCTCAGGTCAGGCTGTTTCCCAAGGTCCTAGGGCTTCCTTCTTGCTGGCCATGGGGATGGTCCATGTATGTCTACTGACATAAGCTACACTGGGAGAGTCTGAGTAAGTCCCTGTTCTTCGCCTGTAGGGGAGCACCCTCGAATGGGTGCCCTGGATGTCTGCCCCTTCATCCCGGTGAGGGGTGTCAGCATGGACGACTGTGTGCTCTGTGCCCAGGCTTTTGGTCAGCGGCTGGCGGAGGAGTTGAATGTGCCAGGTGAGTGCCCTGGAGACCCTACTTGGGGGCTCCTCTGAGTCCCATCAGCAAGGGGTTGCCAGCCCCTCCAGCATATCCTGGTTCTCTGCCCTTGACACCTCTTAAAAGTACAGATCAAGCCAGGTgaggtggcacacatctgtaatcacagctactcgggaggtaaaAGCTagaaattgtgagtttgaggccagcttctgcaaagttagtgagaccttatctcaaaaccaaacaaaaaaccccgaagggctggggacacagctcaagtggtagagtgctcaaggGCTTGGGTCAATCCCCATTAtcacaaacagacacaaagaaagtGCAAATCATTATCCAAAAATTGCCCAAGAGCAAATCATCAAATCAGGAAAGCGctaacaataatgaaataaatgccATCAGAACCCACAACAGAGGGCAGCCTAGCTTGTCTCCCGCCTGTGCTCCTGGGAACTGGGAACAGGCTAGCCACACTGGAAAGCAGTTCACAGAGATGAGTCAAAAGATTTGCAAGATTCATGCCTCCTAAAATAGAGCAACTCCACTTTGGGGAATTGAGCAAATCAAGAAAGTGATATGGGACAAATAGACACAAACTGGGGACAAAGTGGGGGGCTGGTGAGGAGGTCACCACGTGGGAGGTGACCCATGTGGGTAGCACAGGACTGAATCCAGCCAGGCCCTTTTGCCACTTTGAACATAAGCTGATGTCCGAGACTGGGGTCCCTATGTACGGCACAGACGAGGGTcagtggaagacttttattttctttcctcgaTGTACTTTTTGCTGTGGGTAGGTTTATTACAccatgaaattcattttaaaacaagaataagTGTCCTTCCCATATGTCCCTTCATAATTCTTATAAATAGATCCCCTCAAGGATTGAGGGGGCCCCACACTATCCTTGTCAGGACTCCCACACCTATCCCATGAGGTTCTCCCCAGAAAGATGGAGCCAAAGGAGGACTACACCCCACTGAGGCTGGAGGGAGCTGCCCTGCCTTAGTCCCTTGGGGACTGGGGACACCGATCCTCCATCTGCTGAGGGCCTAATTAGCTGGGTTTCCTTGCAGTGTATCTCTACGGTGAGGCGGCAAGGACAGCCAGTCGCCAAACCCTGCCAGCCATTCGGGCTGGGGAGTACGAGGCCCTGCCTGAGAAGGTGAGGCCCCACAGGTGGCTGGGTGTGGGAGGGGGCTTTCCTGCCCTCTCTCCCTGCAGGAGTGGGTGGGCCTGGACCTCCTTCCTCACCCAGGGTAATGTCCTCACAGCTCCAGCAGGCTGAGTGGGCGCCTGACTTTGGCCCCAGTTCCTTCGTTCCCAGCTGGGGTGCCACCGTCACAGGTGCTCGGAAGTTCCTCATCGCCTTCAACATCAATCTGCTCAGTACAAAGGAGCAGGCTCACCGCATTGCCCTCAACCTGCGGGAGCAGGGCCGGGGGAAGGACCAGGCGAGTCCCCCAGGGAATCCTCCAGCAGCCTCTGGGGAGAGGGTCAGGGGCTGAGACCTCAGGCACACGCTAGTGCAGGGAGTGTCAGATGGAGGCACAGAGGGGTGAGGGGGCAGCATGGTCAGATGGGGGCTCAGCCTCTGACTGCTGACTGACCCACCTCTGTGTCCTAGCCCAGGGGGCCAGAAGAGTCAGGGTTCCAGGGTTTCAAGTTGGGGGGCTCTTGCCTTaacagacattttccatggaggtAGACAGGGCCACACTTGCTGTCAAAACATTACAGCGTCTATGTATGACAAGAAAACAGCTATCTTCCAGTCCCAGGTCCCCTAGATATGCCCCAGATACCCCCACATCCCTTATGGTCTCCCAGGTTCCCCCAGAAGTCCCTATAAACCCTTAGGTCCCCTGGGGAGCTTGTCCACCAAGTCTGCATGGCAGTGGTGTCCAGTTTGAGCATCATTGCTGCAGAGACCTGGTCAGACACAGGTGACATAGACACACCTGGTGAATGGAGGTGGGGGACCCTGTACCTGTCTGTCCCCAAGCCTCAGAGACCCAGGTCCTGCCAGGCAGCTGATGTCCTGGGAGCCCAACTTCCTGGCTACGCACCTGCAGACCAGGTGTTCATAAACACAACAAGTACAGTGACCCTCAAGTCCTTCTTCATGTCCTGTCCAGAGGCAAGGTCTAAGACCCTTCCTTATGTGGATTCATACCAAGGACCCAGCGACAGAGAGTGGCTGCTGGGTGATTGAGAATTGGGACCCTGGCTGGCCCCCCACATCAGTGTCCGCAGGCCTCCAGGTCACAGTGTGGGCAGAGCTTAGTTCCTGGTTGGGATGTTCGTCTTGGCCTCTGACCtttggggcctcagtttccctgtgatGAATAGGGCTTCATCCTGCCCTTCCTCTGCCAGTGCAGAGAGGGAGAGATTGAGGAGAGCCACTGTTGTCGGCTGTCCTGCTGGGGGACACAGGCATGAGTGTCTCTTAGCAGTAGGCCCCAGGAAGGCTTGGCAGGGGCCAGGCAGGGGTGAGCTTCATAGTCCAGGAtgagaaatgtgttttctttgcAGCCAGGACGTTTGAAAAAAGTTCAGGGCATCGGCTGGTACCTGGATGAGAAGAACCTGGCTCAGGTGTCCACCAACCTCCTGGACTTTGAGGTCACTGCACTGCATACGGTCTATGAGGAGACCTGCAGAGAAGCGCGGGTAGGTGGGGTAGGTGTCTCAGCCCTCCCTGACCTTCTGGAGTCCCTGTCCCAGACATCGACGCTGCCTGTGCCTCTGGTAGGAACTGAGCCTCCCAGTGGTGGGCTCGCAGCTGGTGGGCCTGGTGCCCCTGAAGGCcctgctggatgctgctgctttcTACTGCCACAAGGAGAACCTGTTTGTGCTGGAGGAGGAGCACCGAATCAGGCTGGTGGGCCTTGCCCTGGGAGGGAGGGTGAGACGGGTcccaggggaggagaggagggtgcgGGCTGCAGCTGCCCTGTGTGGGCAAGGTGATGTTTCAGGAGCTGGTCTGGGTGTTCAAGGCTCCCATCAGCCAGACCCGTCCACATGGCAGGGCCTCCTCAGCCCCAACTCCAGCACTTTTGTTTTATTGACTTGAGTTTAGAGGgaaagattttcatttcattgtcaTTGTGTGGatctttctgaaattttttttgtggccTATGTTCAGTTCTTGGCCTCTGTCTTCCTTTCTAGCCTCCTGATCAAGCAACTCCCATGAAAGGCATGTGTCCActgccagccccctccctctggtTCCTTGCAGCCTGGGATCGGCGGTTTATGAATTTGGGCACTTGCATCCATGGCACTAGAGCATCGTCCTCAGATGGCTCTTTTTGAAAGTGGTCTTCTTGTCTTGTGGACATCTTTGCTTTGATCCCTCCAGGCCCTGTTCTGGGGGTGGTGGCCTTCACAGAGGCACCTTTCCATCTTTTCCTCATGCTTTCACGAGAAGCTTTGTTTTTGGTGCATTTTTCTCACAATACAAATGTGACTGGatttttcagaaagtttttgtttcttggcaGCTGTGTTTTATTCGATTTGCATTTACTGACTTAGCAAGTAGGTGAGGGCTTACTTCTTGCATCCTGTGGTTTGGAGGGCGGTGTGTGGGTGTGGTTTCCTTCTGGTGAAGGGAAAGGTTTGGAGTTCTGCTCACTGCCCTTGTCACTGAATATGTTACCtccgtgtgtgcgtgtgtgtgcgtgttgctGGGGACTGAGTCCAGGGCCTGGGGCATGGTAGTGAGCACTCTAACCACTGAGTCACGTCCCCAGCCCTGTTACCTCAATTTTTGATATCAATTTTAGAGTATTCTGACTTCCTGCTATGaaatgagaaaacaagaaaaatatgagaaaataagaaaaaaaaatagtttttactctcatttcttcttccttccctagctccccgatttttaaaaagtacttttaggtttttggttttttttttttgtggttaaatTTTTAGGTCAAAATAATACACTTAATTCTTTGGCACTTGTTTACCAATGGTAGACAATGCTCCTGACTCCTGCTGAAGAAATCTGGAGCAGGAGCTTCTGGTCCAGATTTAAATTgtgttgtcatttttacattcatttttggtggtactgatgtttgaactaaggaccttgtgcttgctaggcaagtgttctatcacttgggccacacaCCCCACAGAGTTATTCTTATATTCTTACTCTTTCTGAATCTGTGACATTTACTTCCTATAGCCATATCCTCACCTATCAGACATACCTCACATTCACGGCATTTAATCTTAGCCTTGCGTCTAAGTGAGGTCATACATTTCGTGGAGAGGCCACAGGGCTTCACTATGGGGCTCAGACATGTTTGGGAATGTCCCTCTTGCAAGATGGTTGAACAACTAGAATTCCAAGCCACATGCTTTCTCTGGGAACACCTTCTTCTGAAGGATAGGTCACTGCAGGGAGGTCAAAGGCCAGCATAGCCATTCCAATCCTCTTCTACACAGTTCCCGTCCAAAACTTGTAGGCTCCATTCTTGTTTAGTCCCAACAACATTCTTTTCTGTAATGTTTGGTCCAGGGGTTTGTCCACTTTAGGGACACAGACTGGACGGCAGCCCCTTCTGTCTTTTTGGCATTCTAtcctctctctactttctttACCCCACTCCCCCAATTTAATGATTTCCTCAGACTGAGCCTCTAAGTTGTTGACAGAGTTTATGGCCAAGTCTATTCTGCTGATGACTGTTAAGATTTTGTGGGTAACTTTTTGTCTGTATGATTTCCTACAGGGGACTTCCCTTACACTCTCTTTCCAGTTTGCCAGTTGTTTGCATGTCCCCATTTACTTTATTATCCTTGGCAAGCACTGTTCTACCCGAGCTGCAGCTCCAGACCCACCTTCCTCTCTCTGCACTCATGTATCATCTTATTATTTTTCTGGACCATTTGAGAGTGGCCCAAACACATTGTGCTCTTTCCCTCTCATGTGTAACACATATAATGATCAAAGTCAGGAAATTGAACACTGACACAATTCTATTATCAGAACTTCAGACTGTAATTAAACCACACAAATGCCTAATAATTTCCAttacagttgtgtgtgtgtgtgtgtgtgtgtgtgtgtggtgctaggaagtgaacccagggcttcatgtatgccaggcaagtgttccacTGAACTGCATCCCAGCCTGCATCATAGCTATTTATTTTCCAATTCAGGATCCAATTCAGCCAACACAACATTTGCTTCTAGATTCTTTTGCTTCCTTTAATCTGACTAGTGTTCCAGTCTTCCTGTTTCTTCATTGACCTTGATGTCCTTTACAATATGGGCTGTTTTGTAAATGTCCTTCCCTGGAACCTGGTCTGGTGTTGCTGGTGACTAGGTGAGGCTGTGTACTCTGGCAGGACACAAGTGATGCCGTGTCCTGCGGCAGCATCAGGAGACCACATGTTGGTGTGCCAACATTGGTCATGTGGTCGGGGTGGTGTCTCCTGATCCTGGCTAGTCACTGCGGTGCTGTGTGGGAGGTACGTTAAGAATACACAAACACAAGTTCCTCCTGAAGTCCCAGCCATAAGGTTTAGCAGCCAGCAGTGATGTTCTGACTTCCCACATGTATTTATACTTCACTGATATGTTTGTTACTGTATTCTGGTCTTAACACACGATTGTATATTCTTTTTCTGAAAGCTCTGGTATCTTCAgtctttgcagttctgtttttgCAAATTGCTGTTAGTACAGTCTTTCTGTCGGGGTGACTTGCTTCTTCCTGTCTTCGTGATTTTTGACCGTGCGTGCAtgctctttgaattttatctgtggCAATTCTTCAACACCTGGGTTTAAAGTTTTCCCCTCCAAAGAGGGCTTGTGATTGCCTCAGCTACATGTTCAGGGACACTACTACATACTACTACATAGGGCCACTTTAAGCTAAGCCATTTGCTTGGAGTGCTGGAACTACACAGGTAGGGAATTCTGCCAGCCATGGCCCACCCTGTCAGGAGGGCTTGTGACTGGGAATTCCCACGAGAGATTTTCCCTGCATCACTCAGAGGGAAGGGACAACGAAGTTGCCCAACTCTTTCCTTTGGTGGGTGGTTTTCCCTAATTTATCTGTGAGGATGCCACCACTCATGCATGGTTCTCCAGGCTAACCCTACTCTTTGAAGGTCTGAGAGTCCTCCACTCATGAGAAGCTGCTGTTCCAGGATGGACCCAGAGTCAGGGCTAGCAGGCCTTCTGGATTTGCTTTTGGGTTACTTTTGGCTTGAATGTCTTCCTGTGCTCTCTATAGCTTAGCCATGCATTCATGTCTATGTTACAAATTCTGTCTTCCTGACATCTTTTGTCCCAGGATACTTTACCTGATTGCTTGCTGATTCTGCAGCTAACTCCTAGGAGCCATTCTTCACCCATTTCCATGGCCACCTTTGGACATGCCTGGCCTGTGTCCCTCAAGGGCACACGTCACTGTCAACTCTTCCTAGGAAGCAGGCCTGCTCTGCTGAGCAGTGGGGATTTCACTGTTGCTCTGCTTAGCAGTGGGGATTTCACTGTTGCACAGGGTTGAATGGTTTTTGGTAGAATGAATTCTAATCCTACAATTTTATCTTGAATTAAGGTGAAACTCACTTTTCCTCACATTTTATGTTTAGGTGAATCAGGGTTGCACTGTCTGAAAGAATTAAGAGTCTTATCCCCAAAATTAGAATCTTACCAGGGGCTGGCTCATGGTGCCTGTGGGACAGACACATGGCCAGCAAGGTTTCCTTTGCTAGGGAGGCCGGCAACTCCTTTCTCTGGTCTCAGTTTCTCCACTCACAGTGGGTGGGGATATCCCAGTCTGTCAGGGGGCCCGGTCAGCAGTGCTCCTGCAGGGAGCCTCCCAAAAAGGAGAGGCTTATTCTGGGCCTCTGAGGGGGATCCAGCTGGCGTGGGCAGTGGGCTGAGGTGAGATGCCCCCTCTCCAGGTCGTGAACCGGATGGGTTTGGACTCCTTGGCGCCCTTCAACCCTAAGGAGCGGATCATCGAGTGAGGCTGCCAGGCCCTGCCCCGCAGCTGCTCCTCCTCACGAGTCCACGCTCCAGCCCCTCCCCTCTACCCACGCCCCGCCCCTCcagccccttccctctgcccatgCCCCGCCCCTCCAACTCCTCCCCTCTACCCACGCCCCGCCCCTCCGTGCCCCGCCCCTCcagccccttccctctgcccatgCTCCGCCCCTCCAGTTCCTCCCCTCTGCCCACGCCCCGCCCCTCCGTGCCCCGCCCCTCcagccccttccctctgcccatgCCCCGCCCCTCCAACTCCTCCACTCTGCCCACGCCCCGTCCCCATGCCCCGCCCCTTcagccccttccctctgcccacgCCCCGCCCCCATGCCCCGCCCCTCCAGCTCCTCCCCTCTGCCCACGCCCCGCCCCTCCGTGCCCCGCCCCTCCAGCTCCTCCCCTCTGCCCACGCCCCGCCCCTCCGTGCCCCGCCCCTCCAGCTCCTCCCCTCTGCCCACGCCCCGCCCCTCCGTGCCCCGCCCCTCCAGCTCCTCCCCTCTGCCCACGCCCCGCCCCTCCGTGCCCCGCCCCTCCAGCTCCTCCCCTCTGCCCACGCCCCGCCCCTCATCCTCAtggccctcccctcccctctatGCCCCTCCCCTCCTCGGCAGTCCCTGCCTCCCCCCCAGCCCATTCCTGGTGTTGTGTGGGGCCGGGGGTCATGGTGAGACCCCGACAAGCCGGGGACAGCCTGGTGAGGAGGGCAGTGCGCCCCGGGCGGGTCTCTGAGCCTCCCGCACCCCGGCAGGTACCTGGTCCCCGACAGCCCGCCCGGGCAGAGCCTGCTGGACAAGTCCCTGCGCGCCTTCGTCCGCGAGGTGGGCGCCCGCTCGGCGGCGCCCGGGGGCGGCTCGGTGGCGGCGGCCGCTGCGGCCATGGTGAGCGCCGGCCGGGGAGGGGACCCCGAAAGTGCGGGCCCCCAAAGTGCATGAGCCCAAAGCGCGGGCCCCACTGGCTCGGGTCCCCGGAAGGAGGACAGGGCAGGTCCCCCGCTCTTGCTCGGGACCGTTGGCACGCAAAGGGCGCCACAGCTCGGCCCTCGCAGGGCGCGGCGCTGGGCTCCATGGTGGGCCAGATGACCTACGGGCGGCGGCAGTTCGAGCACCTGGACTCCAAGATGCGGCGCCTGATCCCGCCCTTCCACGCGGCCTCGGCCCAGCTGGCCTCGCTGGTGGACGCCGATGCCCAGGCCTTCACCGCCTACCTGGTGAGTGCGCAGACGCCTCCGCCAGCCCCGGACCCAATAGCCACCTGCAGACCCCCAGCGGAGAAGGGGGTCGGGGTGACAGGGCAGGCTGGGctcacgggggggggggggaacatGGTCCTCGATTTTGGGGGGAGGGCATTGGCTTAGCACCTCCCTCCCACAAGGCTGCTGgagagccagcctggaccacgggTGACCCCCAGGCACGGGCTATGCAGTCAGTGGCCAGCtggtgtgggagggagagagcCAGGCACTCCAGGGGCAGGTCCAGTCAAGGGATGTGCCCAGACCCCAGGCCCTCAGACTTAAAGGAAGGAGAGACCCCCCCCCAAAGAAGAGCTCCATTGGAGCAAAGGTCACAGAGGTCTTCACAGAAGAAAAGCTGGTGATTGCCAGTCTCCCAGAGATAGAGAAACTCTTCAGCCATAAGATAAAGAGCTGGAAGGAGAACTGAGAGGTAGAAACATCAGCTTGGAAAATAGCATCCACCCAGGGTGTGTGTGGGAGGACAGGAGAGAAGGGCAcaagtgtgagagagagagagacacacacacacagagaagttcagtcagagggacagagagacagagagaaagagaaagagacagagagttggagagacagagaaaggtaTAGTCAGGGACAGAGAGgtgcagagagagacagacacagaaagacacagagacagagtcaGAAAGAgatgcagagacagagacagagaagaaagtcaGAGGGACAGgtgtagagagagacagagacagacacagggAGACGGAGacggacagagagacagagatagacacaga from Castor canadensis chromosome 5, mCasCan1.hap1v2, whole genome shotgun sequence encodes the following:
- the Ftcd gene encoding formimidoyltransferase-cyclodeaminase isoform X2; its protein translation is MSQLVECVPNFSEGNNQEVVDAISRAIAQTPGCVLLDVDAGPSTNRTVYTFVGQPECVVEGALSAARTASRLIDMSRHRGEHPRMGALDVCPFIPVRGVSMDDCVLCAQAFGQRLAEELNVPVYLYGEAARTASRQTLPAIRAGEYEALPEKLQQAEWAPDFGPSSFVPSWGATVTGARKFLIAFNINLLSTKEQAHRIALNLREQGRGKDQPGRLKKVQGIGWYLDEKNLAQVSTNLLDFEVTALHTVYEETCREARELSLPVVGSQLVGLVPLKALLDAAAFYCHKENLFVLEEEHRIRLVVNRMGLDSLAPFNPKERIIEYLVPDSPPGQSLLDKSLRAFVREVGARSAAPGGGSVAAAAAAMGAALGSMVGQMTYGRRQFEHLDSKMRRLIPPFHAASAQLASLVDADAQAFTAYLEAMKLPKNTPEERDSRTAALQEGLKQAIAVPLALAETVSPLWPALQELALCGNLACRSDLQVAAKALEMGVFGAYFNVLINLRDVTDDVFKDQSPAGSQDPGCTGAGQPGDPSGMTAAEDLPRWHNSQWPSPTLRDLGFISVELNCDLSYVRMGVERWCTTQLHVGSENETEVNNRVKNMCPRSPVTLCPPGPAVKIEHQACVVSVLGFGDRDEG
- the Ftcd gene encoding formimidoyltransferase-cyclodeaminase isoform X1 is translated as MSQLVECVPNFSEGNNQEVVDAISRAIAQTPGCVLLDVDAGPSTNRTVYTFVGQPECVVEGALSAARTASRLIDMSRHRGEHPRMGALDVCPFIPVRGVSMDDCVLCAQAFGQRLAEELNVPVYLYGEAARTASRQTLPAIRAGEYEALPEKLQQAEWAPDFGPSSFVPSWGATVTGARKFLIAFNINLLSTKEQAHRIALNLREQGRGKDQPGRLKKVQGIGWYLDEKNLAQVSTNLLDFEVTALHTVYEETCREARELSLPVVGSQLVGLVPLKALLDAAAFYCHKENLFVLEEEHRIRLVVNRMGLDSLAPFNPKERIIEYLVPDSPPGQSLLDKSLRAFVREVGARSAAPGGGSVAAAAAAMGAALGSMVGQMTYGRRQFEHLDSKMRRLIPPFHAASAQLASLVDADAQAFTAYLEAMKLPKNTPEERDSRTAALQEGLKQAIAVPLALAETVSPLWPALQELALCGNLACRSDLQVAAKALEMGVFGAYFNVLINLRDVTDDVFKDQIRQRVSSLLQEAKTQAALVLDSLETRQE